A window of Mangifera indica cultivar Alphonso chromosome 11, CATAS_Mindica_2.1, whole genome shotgun sequence contains these coding sequences:
- the LOC123228711 gene encoding probable LRR receptor-like serine/threonine-protein kinase At3g47570 gives MGKYPQMLASVSLNLKNFMVVAIDLSENGFTGSIPENFGSLQGLIYLNFHGNRLGNGDLGDLSFLSSLANCSNLNKILLLGNRFGGQLPNSIGNLSTQLKSLSLSFNLIHGNIPVEIGNLVNLKLLEFAENYLSGFVPDVIGRLNNLEALFMSANNFSGSISLSLGNLTKLFALNMGKNNFQGSIPPSLGNCQKLQILDLSSNRLSGFIPEQVISLSSLSIYFRMSDNFLTGSLPLQVSNLKNLAELDISNNRLSGEIPTSLDSCTSLVVLYLANNMFEGAIPRSFKSLRGLEKLDLSSNNLSGQIPEFFSQLSSLKYLNLSYNKLEGEVPKKGIFANASVNISVIGNGKLCGGVPKLLLPSCSTKVSRRHINKKVVISTTIGVTGAILLLISFVTYYKMKSSQPTSTTSSIDSQLRLSYFDILRSTDNFSNENLLGVGSFGSVYKGTLSGDGKIVAIKVLKLEHQRALKSFIDECNALKTIRHRNILKIITVCSSVDHEGNDFKCFIFEFMPNGSLDKWLHSVPNEQLGRIKKLSFMRRLNVAIDVASAFDYLHNHCEIPIVHCDLKPSNVLLDEDMTAHVGDFGLSKFLFESSNNVLTSASLRGSFGYIPPEYVDGHVSRLGDIYSYGILLLEMFTGKRPTDELFKDDLNIHKFVSMAFPNHVMDIVDPSLLFEEENEDDRMEEAIVRNFESQRNNKKKMEEFLLPVLRIGLTCAATSPGERMKMNDVVNNLKTIRDSFLKSKDRNRGRR, from the exons ATGGGCAAATACCCTCAGATGTTGGCCTCCGTCTCCCTAAACTTGAAGAATTTTATGGTGGTG GCGATTGATCTTTCTGAAAATGGTTTCACTGGGAGCATTCCTGAAAATTTTGGCAGTTTGCAAGgtttaatttatcttaattttcatGGAAATAGACTTGGAAATGGAGATCTCGGTGATCTGAGTTTTCTATCTTCCTTGGCTAATTGttcaaatcttaataaaataCTCCTATTAGGAAATCGCTTTGGAGGACAATTGCCTAACTCAATAGGCAACCTTTCAACTCAGTTGAAATCACTTTCATTGTCATTCAATCTGATTCATGGAAATATCCCTGTTGAAATTGGAAACCTTGTTAACTTAAAGCTCCTAGAATTCGCAGAAAACTATTTGAGTGGTTTTGTTCCTGATGTTATCGGCAGGCTCAATAATCTAGAAGCGTTGTTTATGAGTGCAAACAATTTTTCTGGTTCTATCTCACTATCCCTGGGTAATTTGACTAAATTATTTGCCCTGAATatgggaaaaaataattttcaaggAAGCATACCACCGAGTCTTGGAAATTGCCAAAAGTTGCAAATACTGGATTTATCTAGTAACAGGCTAAGTGGCTTCATACCCGAACAAGTTATCAGTCTTTCTTCcctttcaatttattttagaaTGTCTGATAATTTTTTGACTGGTTCACTGCCACTTCAAGTGagtaatttgaaaaatcttGCAGAGTTGGATATATCCAATAACAGATTATCTGGTGAAATTCCTACAAGTCTTGATAGTTGTACTAGTTTAGTGGTTCTGTATTTGGCAAATAATATGTTTGAAGGGGCTATTCCTCGATCTTTCAAAAGTTTAAGAGGTTTAGAGAAATTAGATCTTTCATCCAATAACTTATCTGGCCAAATTCCTGAATTTTTTAGTCAACTTTCATCTCTCAAGTATCTCaatctttcatataataaacTTGAAGGTGAAGTACCCAAGAAAGGGATATTTGCAAATGCAAGTGTCAATATTTCAGTTATTGGAAATGGCAAGCTTTGTGGTGGTGTTCCAAAATTGCTCCTACCTTCATGCTCGACGAAAGTTTCTAGAAGGCATATTAACAAAAAGGTAGTAATCTCAACAACAATAGGTGTCACAGGTGCAATTCTGTTGTTGATTTCTTTTGTTACATATTACAAAATGAAATCTTCACAGCCAACTTCCACCACATCTTCAATTGACAGTCAATTACGTTTATCCTACTTTGACATTTTAAGATCAACTGACAACTTTTCTAATGAAAATTTGCTTGGTGTGGGTAGTTTTGGTTCTGTCTACAAAGGTACTCTTTCTGGTGATGGAAAAATTGTTGCAATTAAAGTATTAAAACTTGAACATCAAAGAGCCTTGAAGAGTTTCATTGATGAATGTAATGCTTTGAAAACCATTCGACATCGGAATATCCTTAAGATCATTACTGTTTGCTCAAGTGTTGATCATGAAGGCAATGActttaaatgttttatcttTGAGTTCATGCCTAATGGAAGTTTGGATAAGTGGCTACATTCCGTTCCCAATGAGCAACTTGGTAGAATCAAGAAGTTAAGTTTTATGCGGAGATTAAATGTAGCAATTGATGTTGCTTCTGCTTTTGATTATCTCCATAACCATTGTGAGATACCAATTGTTCATTGTGATCTTAAGCCGAGCAATGTGCTACTTGATGAAGATATGACAGCCCATGTTGGTGACTTTGGATTGTCCAAGTTCctttttgaatcttcaaatAATGTGTTAACATCAGCTAGTCTAAGAGGTTCTTTTGGTTACATTCCTCCAG AGTATGTGGATGGTCATGTCTCTAGACTTGGAGACATATACAGCTACGGAATATTGTTGTTAGAGATGTTTACAGGTAAAAGACCTACAGATGAACTGTTTAAAGATGACTTAAACATTCATAAGTTCGTTTCAATGGCTTTTCCAAACCATGTTATGGATATTGTTGACCCATCACTGCtctttgaagaagaaaatgaagatgatagAATGGAAGAAGCGATAGTGCGAAACTTTGAATCTCAAaggaataataaaaagaaaatggaagaaTTCTTGCTTCCAGTGCTGAGGATCGGACTCACATGTGCCGCAACATCGCCAGGAGAGCGAATGAAGATGAATGATGTGGTCAACAATCTAAAAACCATACGAGACTCATTTCTCAAGTCTAAGGATAGAAACAGGGGAAGGAGGTAA